The Leptospirales bacterium genome has a window encoding:
- a CDS encoding tetratricopeptide repeat protein: MKEGRSRGRQRRRSRQNGMRDWAMVGLFLSISFALPACRALWSERPYYDLYDEAINLYWKSPRDTEAALKLLRNGCSWNADLQDASCYNLGTLLELEGRREEALEAYRRAQRLRPAPIYDAAIQALQPHEPSTDSEYLRAMARAVQFCRGNAPGAALGELRAASAAAQAGGTPAPRTVFAQPFFEQCLSGIADYRGFLAQQPPASASAAGEQLSNRARSHAFAALWDIEFHMLHGQGAIRNPLTESWEKATNAAQSGNAAAFGAQLQEFQARLGATCAERSALERRCRAIRRAAGALILYDPLYAAVRESQSVRNLAQELQGR; the protein is encoded by the coding sequence ATGAAGGAAGGTCGATCCAGGGGGCGGCAGCGGCGGCGCAGTCGCCAGAATGGCATGAGGGATTGGGCGATGGTCGGGCTTTTTCTGTCCATATCTTTTGCCCTCCCCGCCTGCCGCGCGCTCTGGTCTGAACGCCCCTACTACGATCTTTACGATGAGGCTATCAATCTTTACTGGAAGTCGCCGCGCGATACCGAAGCGGCGCTCAAGCTCCTGCGAAATGGCTGCTCCTGGAACGCAGATCTGCAAGACGCAAGCTGCTACAACCTCGGGACGCTGCTGGAACTCGAAGGCCGTCGCGAGGAAGCGCTGGAAGCCTACCGGCGAGCGCAGCGCTTGCGACCGGCGCCGATCTATGACGCCGCCATCCAGGCCTTGCAGCCCCATGAACCGTCAACCGATTCGGAGTATCTGCGCGCTATGGCCAGGGCGGTGCAGTTCTGTCGCGGAAACGCACCGGGCGCGGCGCTTGGCGAATTGCGCGCCGCCAGCGCTGCAGCGCAAGCTGGCGGAACGCCCGCGCCGCGCACCGTCTTCGCCCAGCCCTTTTTTGAACAGTGCCTGAGCGGCATCGCCGACTACCGCGGCTTTCTTGCACAACAGCCGCCAGCATCGGCCAGCGCCGCCGGCGAACAACTCAGCAATCGAGCACGCAGCCACGCCTTTGCGGCGCTGTGGGACATTGAGTTTCATATGCTGCACGGTCAGGGAGCGATTCGCAATCCGCTGACTGAAAGCTGGGAGAAAGCGACCAACGCTGCACAGAGCGGCAATGCCGCGGCCTTTGGCGCGCAGCTGCAAGAATTTCAAGCGCGATTGGGCGCGACTTGCGCCGAACGGTCGGCGCTGGAACGACGTTGCCGGGCCATTCGCCGCGCGGCTGGCGCCTTAATCCTCTACGATCCGCTGTATGCCGCCGTGCGCGAGTCGCAATCAGTGCGCAATCTGGCGCAAGAGCTGCAGGGCCGTTGA
- a CDS encoding S41 family peptidase has product MKRTLLRFVLRQSLTLFTISALFAAACKGSADSGAPGSFGRDAFYRSVDYAVENYIDPDGIDQSRCYVNAADMALRSLPYSLTLMTREFYEKRAQFIEADRIPPGRALQIEGQDQFVIFVPDYSGWKERRDRIQSQDEERYRRMSQSDRRAEFLRQRQQDEELRKFTEASWKRVDFSKNDFERVVAWIEKNLSSYSAAPAGMQAPEEEEGEAGAAGQERPSFGMNVVYFAAANGFVEAMDPHSAVIDQGSWDKMRTEAEDSSFEGIGALLRGGGREDVIVETPLPGSPALQAGLRAGDIIRKVDGQSIATLSLGAVVKRIRGPKQTMVTLEVNRATELKTLSIRITRDVIHQTAVSSRLLSAQNTDARLLGGRKIGYIKIASFLYAQNNTSRLIRNEYQKLIQEAGGRLDGLVLDLRGNPGGYLEEAVDVAGLFLPRGSVVVRVRDASGEVQEDKSSAQPVTPADLPIVTLINAGSASASEIVASALLDHKRSLILGERSFGKATVQGVHPLRGGAMLKLTTARYYAPNGYTVQVYGVLPDIELSDEADGSFPPRWREEDMWKHLPELESRPADGSRTGWIDRLKALANSAAAESYLRLHQADALKPDHMLIRALPYLVALGQSPAP; this is encoded by the coding sequence ATGAAACGAACCCTCTTGCGCTTCGTACTGCGCCAAAGTTTGACCCTCTTCACAATCTCCGCGTTGTTTGCCGCCGCTTGCAAGGGCTCGGCGGACAGCGGGGCGCCGGGCTCCTTTGGTCGCGACGCTTTTTATCGATCGGTGGATTACGCAGTCGAGAACTATATCGATCCGGATGGCATCGATCAGTCGCGCTGCTATGTCAATGCCGCCGACATGGCGCTGCGCTCTCTTCCCTATAGTCTCACCCTGATGACCCGGGAATTTTATGAAAAGCGCGCTCAGTTTATCGAGGCCGATCGCATACCGCCGGGCCGCGCGCTGCAGATTGAGGGCCAGGACCAGTTCGTCATTTTTGTGCCTGACTATTCCGGGTGGAAAGAACGTCGCGATCGCATTCAGTCCCAGGATGAAGAGCGTTACCGGCGCATGAGTCAGAGCGATCGCCGCGCGGAATTCCTTCGACAGCGCCAGCAGGATGAAGAGCTGCGCAAGTTTACGGAGGCCAGCTGGAAGCGCGTCGATTTCAGCAAGAACGACTTTGAACGCGTAGTCGCATGGATTGAAAAGAATCTGTCTTCTTACTCGGCTGCGCCAGCAGGTATGCAGGCGCCGGAAGAAGAGGAGGGGGAGGCCGGCGCCGCGGGCCAGGAAAGGCCTTCCTTTGGCATGAACGTCGTCTATTTTGCGGCCGCCAATGGCTTCGTCGAAGCCATGGATCCGCACAGCGCCGTAATTGATCAAGGCAGCTGGGACAAGATGCGCACCGAAGCGGAAGATTCCAGCTTCGAAGGCATTGGCGCCTTGCTGCGCGGCGGCGGTCGCGAGGATGTGATCGTCGAGACGCCCTTGCCGGGCAGTCCCGCTCTGCAGGCCGGGTTGCGCGCCGGCGATATCATCCGCAAGGTCGATGGTCAATCGATTGCAACGCTGTCGCTGGGCGCCGTCGTCAAGCGTATCCGCGGTCCCAAACAGACGATGGTGACTCTGGAGGTGAACCGAGCCACGGAACTGAAAACGCTTTCCATTCGTATTACGCGCGATGTGATCCACCAGACAGCCGTCTCCTCGCGATTGTTGAGCGCCCAGAATACTGACGCGCGCTTGCTGGGCGGACGCAAGATCGGCTACATCAAAATCGCCAGCTTCCTCTATGCCCAGAACAACACCTCGCGCCTGATTCGAAACGAGTACCAGAAATTGATTCAGGAGGCCGGCGGCCGCCTGGACGGACTGGTGCTTGATTTGCGCGGCAATCCGGGCGGCTACCTGGAAGAAGCGGTGGATGTGGCCGGCCTCTTTCTGCCGCGTGGGAGCGTCGTCGTGCGCGTGCGCGATGCCAGCGGCGAAGTGCAAGAGGACAAGAGTTCGGCGCAGCCAGTGACGCCGGCGGACCTGCCGATTGTAACGCTGATCAACGCCGGATCGGCCTCGGCCAGCGAAATCGTCGCTTCGGCGCTGCTCGATCACAAGCGTTCGCTGATTCTGGGCGAACGGAGCTTCGGCAAGGCTACGGTGCAGGGCGTCCATCCGCTGCGCGGCGGCGCCATGCTAAAGTTGACAACCGCCCGCTACTACGCTCCTAACGGATACACGGTGCAAGTTTACGGCGTACTTCCGGATATCGAGCTTTCCGACGAAGCCGACGGCTCTTTCCCGCCGCGCTGGCGCGAAGAGGATATGTGGAAACACCTGCCGGAGCTGGAGTCGCGTCCGGCAGACGGCAGCCGCACCGGCTGGATCGATCGGCTCAAGGCACTGGCCAACTCAGCGGCGGCAGAGAGCTATTTGCGCTTGCATCAAGCCGACGCCTTAAAGCCAGATCACATGCTGATTCGAGCGCTGCCCTACCTGGTTGCTCTGGGCCAGTCGCCCGCGCCCTGA
- the nadB gene encoding L-aspartate oxidase, protein MAARIDVDFLIIGSGVSGLYAAYLLADLGETLVLTKARMDEASTSLAQGGIASVIAATDSIEKHIQDTLDAGAGLCDPAAVRCLVAEGPEHVRRLVEMGANFRRTAQGELDLGREGGHSENRIVHADDLTGREVERTLLAAVRERGVEIREYVSAVELITRYHLKDSRVLGRRAGTSTGDAVATPEGAPRCFGAYVYDRHSWDVTIVRARAVILATGGAAQVYLHNTNPEVATGDGVALAYRAGAEIANMEFYQFHPTALYEPGASRPFLISEALRGYGARLLGPDLRPFMERYDPRAELAPRDIVARAIDAELKRTGARHVWLDASGKGREQLMGSFPTIFAHCLDRGMDISRDPIPVVPAAHYMCGGVRTDLHGQTCIEGLYVTGEAACTGVHGGNRLASNSLLEGLVFSWRIADCLKQSPPPAVNQIEIKEWQKEGLANAEEWILVQHDFEEIKKVMWDYVGIVRSDLRLNRALRRVHLLHAEIEDFYRRTVIQNKILELRNLALTARLIVQSAMARKESRGLHYSTDYPESRAPSRQDTVLQRRSAEI, encoded by the coding sequence ATGGCTGCAAGAATAGATGTCGACTTCTTGATCATAGGCAGCGGGGTTTCGGGGCTCTATGCGGCCTATCTGCTGGCCGACCTGGGCGAAACTCTGGTCCTGACCAAGGCGCGCATGGATGAGGCCAGCACCAGTCTGGCGCAGGGCGGCATTGCTTCGGTGATTGCCGCTACGGACAGCATTGAAAAGCACATCCAGGATACCCTTGATGCCGGCGCCGGACTTTGCGATCCGGCGGCCGTACGCTGTTTGGTAGCGGAGGGTCCGGAGCACGTGCGTCGACTGGTAGAAATGGGCGCCAACTTTCGACGCACAGCGCAAGGCGAACTGGACCTTGGTCGCGAGGGCGGGCACAGCGAAAATCGCATTGTCCATGCTGATGACCTCACCGGGCGCGAGGTGGAACGTACGTTGCTGGCGGCGGTGCGCGAACGTGGCGTGGAGATTCGCGAGTACGTCAGCGCGGTGGAATTGATTACGCGCTATCATCTCAAGGACTCGCGGGTCCTGGGTCGACGCGCCGGCACCTCGACTGGCGATGCTGTGGCAACGCCGGAAGGCGCGCCGCGCTGTTTTGGCGCCTATGTTTACGATCGACACAGCTGGGATGTTACCATTGTACGCGCGCGCGCTGTGATTCTGGCCACCGGCGGCGCCGCCCAGGTCTATCTGCACAATACCAACCCGGAGGTTGCCACCGGCGATGGCGTCGCTCTGGCTTACCGCGCCGGCGCCGAGATCGCCAATATGGAATTCTATCAGTTTCATCCTACGGCGCTCTACGAACCCGGCGCCTCGCGGCCCTTCTTGATCAGCGAGGCGCTGCGTGGATATGGCGCCCGCCTGCTTGGACCGGACCTGCGTCCGTTTATGGAGCGCTACGATCCGCGCGCCGAACTGGCGCCTCGCGATATTGTGGCGCGCGCTATCGACGCGGAACTGAAGCGAACGGGCGCGCGTCATGTCTGGCTGGATGCCAGCGGCAAGGGCCGCGAGCAGTTGATGGGCAGTTTCCCCACCATCTTTGCCCATTGCCTGGACCGTGGAATGGATATCTCACGCGATCCCATTCCGGTTGTGCCGGCGGCCCACTACATGTGCGGCGGAGTGCGCACCGACCTGCATGGGCAGACCTGCATTGAGGGGCTCTACGTGACCGGCGAGGCAGCCTGCACCGGCGTCCACGGCGGCAACCGTCTGGCCTCCAACAGTCTGCTGGAGGGCCTGGTCTTTTCGTGGCGTATTGCCGATTGCCTGAAACAGTCGCCGCCGCCAGCCGTGAACCAAATCGAAATCAAGGAGTGGCAGAAGGAGGGACTTGCCAACGCCGAGGAATGGATTCTGGTGCAGCACGACTTCGAAGAAATCAAGAAGGTGATGTGGGACTATGTTGGAATCGTGCGATCCGATCTGCGCCTCAATCGCGCCCTGCGACGCGTCCATCTGCTGCATGCCGAAATAGAAGACTTCTATCGGCGCACAGTAATTCAGAATAAGATCCTCGAATTGCGCAACCTGGCCCTGACGGCGCGCTTGATTGTGCAATCGGCGATGGCGCGCAAGGAAAGCCGCGGACTGCATTACAGCACCGACTATCCGGAGAGCCGCGCGCCTTCGCGGCAGGATACAGTGCTACAACGTCGCAGCGCTGAGATATAG
- a CDS encoding acyl-CoA thioesterase — MSHLPADSTELDGYDVVTRHLVMERHLNAFGNLFGGVMLAWLDEGSALYVMDRIGYQDFVTVHMDNVNFRSPARRGDAVALYSRVQKVGRSSITVETRALVHEAGLDQRREVIACQITFVCLRDGRPFAYFESPEYRSYSKKHN, encoded by the coding sequence ATGTCACACCTTCCCGCTGATTCTACTGAACTTGACGGCTACGATGTCGTCACCCGACACCTGGTCATGGAACGTCATCTCAACGCCTTTGGCAATTTGTTTGGCGGAGTAATGCTTGCCTGGCTGGATGAGGGCTCGGCGCTCTATGTGATGGATCGCATTGGCTACCAGGACTTCGTTACTGTACATATGGACAATGTAAACTTCCGCAGCCCGGCGCGTCGCGGAGACGCCGTCGCTCTCTACAGCCGCGTGCAAAAGGTCGGCCGTTCGTCAATCACTGTCGAAACGCGCGCCCTTGTGCATGAAGCGGGACTCGACCAACGACGAGAAGTCATCGCCTGCCAGATTACTTTTGTCTGCCTGCGCGACGGTCGTCCCTTTGCTTACTTTGAGAGCCCAGAATACAGATCTTACAGCAAAAAACACAACTGA